A region of Paramormyrops kingsleyae isolate MSU_618 chromosome 17, PKINGS_0.4, whole genome shotgun sequence DNA encodes the following proteins:
- the wdr62 gene encoding WD repeat-containing protein 62 isoform X5, translated as MAEAPFFGGGLNAVSFSSRVKKVTSLRKKGRQNQPRRNIHNRVFLEKVLGITTSSSSGLACDPNSGLVAYPAGCVVVILHPRKNKQSHILNTSRKTFTALAFSQDGKYLVTGESGHMPCVRVWDVADRTQVAEEQCHKYGVACVAFSTSGSYIVSVGYQHDMTVSVWEWKKGTVIASNKVSSRVVSVSFSEDNSYFVTAGNRHVKFWYLDASKERRVNSTVPLIGRSGLLGEQRNSMFCGLACGWGDMAGYTYCITNTGLLCQFNSRRLLDAWVDLKTSSARCLYVSEHYVFCGCADGTVRVFKPQNLQYITTLPRPHCLGVDITKGVHSGHLFSSSPDAEYPDTLALTFDPVTSYLTCVYNDHSVYVWDVRDVRNVGKVYSALYHSGCVWSVETYPCVVEQSPSWLSPGSFLTCSSDTTIRLWHVDPQQNIGPDSNYGRNLYSNDLMKIVYLGKDMQHLQQECERGEGAGSEAKSGIRVLRISPDGQHMAAGDRHGNLRIFGLQSLDELLKIEAHDSEVLCLEFSPTETGLRLLASASRDRLIHVFNMEKGYSLEQTVYDHSASITAIKFTGEASDVHMVSCGADKSIYFRTAEKSTEGLTFSRSHHVVEKATLYDMDLDATHSHAAIACQDRNIRVYDVKSGKLKKCFKGSLSDDGTLLKVQMDPSGLFLATSCSDKNICIFDYETGECVAALFGHSEIVTELKFTPDCRHLITVSGDSCVFVWRLDTSMTHAMRNKLAELRLQAGLRGPAFTKCPPIRKETYISIPRIMLPEMGEEEQVVEEEEEEEDGKSEEEHEDPPKTPAREDSLQDALDPMFLQTNGKLPMWARRLGAAGSSGTDPVGAAEVGPYQPRGRWAEQSDPQAIRSVLESRSLQLPLSPSPRQPEKDVEKEPEEDSCFHPQSLDSLLEQEDEEEESEVEEGELPDSELLPDHQRPTFLPLSGSEELFAPGLGSPEAQDYILYPANSTTLSAGGEGEFDVREQCEAMPERRRGAWGGEELSPDSACCVGSAESQASSQDPPQDDTDSLSQVSSTGSSGVEEEDEDPGVLLRHHFDTLADSLAANALLPSLFPSEKFDTDLRKLQPPTESIFLNPRLSISTRFLSRFQGRANKLGICLPLRPAGLPALSVPVITEEPSGKLTGAPEVTSKLFSDEAVSESVTPQEEGGEMCQTGSS; from the exons AGCGGTCACATGCCATGTGTACGAGTATGGGATGTGGCTGACAGAACCCAGGTAGCTGAAGAACAGTGCCATAAGTATGGGGTTGCCTGTGTGGCCTTCTCGACCAGTGGGAGCTACATTGTATCGGTGGGATACCAGCATGACATGACGGTCAGCGTGTGGGAGTGGAAG AAGGGGACTGTTATTGCTTCAAATAAAGTGTCCAGCAGAGTTGTTTCCGTGTCATTCTCTGAGGATAACAGCTACTTCGTCACTGCGGGGAACAGACACGTCAAGTTCTGGTATCTGGATGCCTCCAAGGAGAGGCGG GTGAATAGCACAGTGCCTCTGATTGGTCGGTCAGGTTTACTTGGGGAACAGAGGAATAGCATGTTCTGTGGTTTGGCATGTGGATGGGGTGACATGGCTGGCTACACTTACTGCATCACAAACACTGGCCTTTTGTGCCAGTTCAACAGCAGGAGGCTCCTGGATGCTTGGGTCGACCTGAAG ACCTCCTCAGCGCGATGTCTGTATGTAAGCGAGCACTATGTCTTCTGCGGCTGTGCGGATGGAACCGTCCGCGTCTTCAAACCTCAGAACCTGCAGTACATCACGACGCTCCCGCGCCCTCACTGCCTCGGGGTGGACATCACAAAGGGAGTGCACTCGGG ACACTTATTTTCCAGCAGTCCAGATGCAGAGTACCCAGATACCCTtgctctgacctttgacccagtGACAAGCTACCTGACCTGCGTATACAATGACCACAGCGTTTACGTGTGGGATGTCCGTGATGTCAGGAATGTGGGGAAGGTCTACTCTGCACTTTATCACAGTGGCTGTGTTTGGAGTGTGGAG ACCTACCCTTGTGTGGTGGAGCAGTCTCCATCCTGGTTGAGCCCTGGTTCCTTCCTCACCTGTTCCTCTGACACTACCATTCGGCTGTGGCACGTTGATCCCCAGCAGAACATAGGCCCAGACTCCAACTATGGTCGGAACCTCTATAGCAAT GATCTTATGAAGATTGTGTACCTGGGGAAGGACATGCAACATCTGCAGCAAGAATGCGAGCGGGGAGAGGGTGCAGGCTCCGAGGCAAAGTCTGGTATCCGTGTCCTGAGGATCAGTCCTGATGGGCAGCACATGGCAGCTGGAGATCGCCATGGCAACCTGCG TATTTTTGGACTGCAGTCTCTAGATGAGCTGTTGAAGATTGAAGCCCATGACTCGGAGGTTCTGTGCCTGGAGTTCTCGCCGACTGAGACCG GCCTGCGCCTGCTGGCATCAGCGAGCCGAGACCGTCTCATCCACGTGTTCAACATGGAGAAGGGCTACAGCCTGGAGCAAACTGTGTATGACCACTCAGCTTCCATCACCGCCATTAAGTTCACAG GTGAGGCTTCAGATGTGCACATGGTGAGCTGTGGGGCTGATAAGAGCATCTACTTCCGCACAGCGGAGAAG TCCACGGAGGGCCTGACGTTTTCCCGCTCCCACCACGTGGTGGAGAAGGCCACGCTGTACGACATGGACCTGGACGCCACACACAGTCATGCAGCCATTGCCTGTCAGGACCGTAACATCAG GGTGTATGATGTTAAAAGTGGCAAGCTGAAGAAGTGCTTTAAGGGATCCTTAAGTGACGACGGTACGCTCCTTAAG GTCCAAATGGACCCATCTGGTTTGTTCCTGGCCACCAGCTGCTCAGATAAAAACATCTGCATCTTTGACTATGAAACTGGCGAATGCGTGGCTGCCCTGTTTGGGCACTCTG AAATTGTGACAGAACTGAAATTTACCCCGGATTGCCGGCACCTCATCACTGTGTCTGGGGACAG ctgtgtgtttgtatggAGACTGGATACTTCTATGACCCATGCCATGCGAAACAAGCTGGCAGAGCTGAGGTTGCAAGCCGGACTCCGTGGGCCAGCCTTCACCAAGTGCCCCCCCATCAG GAAGGAGACTTATATCAGTATACCTAGAATCATGCTGCCAGAAATGGGAGAGGAGGAGCAGGttgtggaggaggaggaagaggaggaagatggGAAGAGTGAAGAAGAACACGAGGACCCCCCCAAGACGCCTGCCCGGGAGGACTCCCTGCAGG ATGCTCTGGATCCCATGTTCCTGCAGACCAACGGCAAACTGCCCATGTGGGCCAGAAGACTG GGAGCAGCTGGCTCCTCTGGAACAGACCCTGTTGGTGCCGCGGAGGTTGGCCCCTACCAGCCGCGGGGGCGCTGGGCGGAGCAATCTGACCCCCAGGCCATTCGTTCAGTCTTGGAGAGTCGTAGTCTGCAGCTGCCCCTCTCGCCCAGTCCCAGACAGCCTGAGAAGGATGTGGAAAAGGAGCCAGAAGAGGATTCCTGCTTTCACCCGCAAAGTCTGGACAGCCTGCTGGAGCAGGAAGATGAGGAAGAAGAATCCGAAGTGGAGGAAGGCGAG CTGCCGGACAGTGAGCTCCTACCGGACCACCAGAGGCCAACCTTCCTGCCGTTGTCGGGCAGTGAAGAGCTCTTCGCGCCAGGGCTGGGCTCACCGGAGGCGCAGGACTACATCCTGTACCCTGCCAACAGCACCACCCTCTCTGCTGGCGGGGAAGG GGAGTTTGACGTGAGGGAGCAGTGTGAGGCCATGCCTGAGCGTCGCCGTGGAGCCTGGGGCGGCGAGGAGCTCAGTCCTGACAGTGCCTGCTGCGTGGGCTCTGCTGAGAGCCAAGCCTCCAGCCAGGACCCCCCCCAGGATG ATACAGACTCCCTCAGTCAAGTGAGCTCCACAGGCAGCTCTGGGGTGGAAGAGGAGGACGAGGACCCAGGGGTGCTGTTGAGGCACCATTTTGACACTCTGGCTGACAGCCTCGCTGCGAATG CTCTTCTCCCTTCCCTGTTTCCTTCAGAGAAGTTTGATACAGACCTCAGGAAATTACAGCCACCCACAGAGAGCATCTTCCTAAATCCGCGACTCAGCATCTCCACACGTTTCCTGTCCCGCTTCCAGGGTCGTGCAAA TAAACTTGGAATTTGCCTCCCGCTTCGGCCTGCGGGGCTACCTgccctgtctgtccctgtgATCACAGAGGAGCCCTCTGGCAAACTGACTGGTGCCCCTGAG GTGACGTCAAAGCTCTTTTCTGATGAGGCTGTATCAGAATCTGTCACTCCACAAGAGGAAGGTGGAGAA ATGTGTCAAACAGGATCCAGCTAG
- the wdr62 gene encoding WD repeat-containing protein 62 isoform X1, with protein sequence MAEAPFFGGGLNAVSFSSRVKKVTSLRKKGRQNQPRRNIHNRVFLEKVLGITTSSSSGLACDPNSGLVAYPAGCVVVILHPRKNKQSHILNTSRKTFTALAFSQDGKYLVTGESGHMPCVRVWDVADRTQVAEEQCHKYGVACVAFSTSGSYIVSVGYQHDMTVSVWEWKKGTVIASNKVSSRVVSVSFSEDNSYFVTAGNRHVKFWYLDASKERRVNSTVPLIGRSGLLGEQRNSMFCGLACGWGDMAGYTYCITNTGLLCQFNSRRLLDAWVDLKTSSARCLYVSEHYVFCGCADGTVRVFKPQNLQYITTLPRPHCLGVDITKGVHSGHLFSSSPDAEYPDTLALTFDPVTSYLTCVYNDHSVYVWDVRDVRNVGKVYSALYHSGCVWSVETYPCVVEQSPSWLSPGSFLTCSSDTTIRLWHVDPQQNIGPDSNYGRNLYSNDLMKIVYLGKDMQHLQQECERGEGAGSEAKSGIRVLRISPDGQHMAAGDRHGNLRIFGLQSLDELLKIEAHDSEVLCLEFSPTETGLRLLASASRDRLIHVFNMEKGYSLEQTVYDHSASITAIKFTGEASDVHMVSCGADKSIYFRTAEKSTEGLTFSRSHHVVEKATLYDMDLDATHSHAAIACQDRNIRVYDVKSGKLKKCFKGSLSDDGTLLKVQMDPSGLFLATSCSDKNICIFDYETGECVAALFGHSEIVTELKFTPDCRHLITVSGDSCVFVWRLDTSMTHAMRNKLAELRLQAGLRGPAFTKCPPIRKETYISIPRIMLPEMGEEEQVVEEEEEEEDGKSEEEHEDPPKTPAREDSLQDALDPMFLQTNGKLPMWARRLGAAGSSGTDPVGAAEVGPYQPRGRWAEQSDPQAIRSVLESRSLQLPLSPSPRQPEKDVEKEPEEDSCFHPQSLDSLLEQEDEEEESEVEEGELPDSELLPDHQRPTFLPLSGSEELFAPGLGSPEAQDYILYPANSTTLSAGGEGEFDVREQCEAMPERRRGAWGGEELSPDSACCVGSAESQASSQDPPQDDSLSQVSSTGSSGVEEEDEDPGVLLRHHFDTLADSLAANALLPSLFPSEKFDTDLRKLQPPTESIFLNPRLSISTRFLSRFQGRANKLGICLPLRPAGLPALSVPVITEEPSGKLTGAPEVTSKLFSDEAVSESVTPQEEGGEVVKVVKSRSLVRSSSVLARRNQRPVQGRKTIATYQWQGILGDVSNRIQLEESTPQISVQSSAEASLQKQALSGPSKFCAPTRPAVRPGRQSYMCTTASSRAKMSSENLNVTPTDEQPSKTPPGLKGSFPQDLNVHQECKENRPHPLTNRPTGPTAKPPSTSGSQPPLPPGNHSARAALHLDLAGPERTTGLKLRRRSADVTRLLTLTTPTEMMSLGAEGKSYISNIEHSLVSQGISRGRSLSALGSSMMPESGTAPVDQVPAVPPVRGTEGKHPPSVSQELPCRPGSPGPLRDKMASFPSPSEDVIIDPVSIQTCKEIVSDLQQSMKRALSLYSKLCSVEDGTEQQLHMRSILTDAFAAVQSELDSVQGQRPPPKAICPSAEESPGRQLKDDRTVALLEKYSEMLLRIAEKKMDCN encoded by the exons AGCGGTCACATGCCATGTGTACGAGTATGGGATGTGGCTGACAGAACCCAGGTAGCTGAAGAACAGTGCCATAAGTATGGGGTTGCCTGTGTGGCCTTCTCGACCAGTGGGAGCTACATTGTATCGGTGGGATACCAGCATGACATGACGGTCAGCGTGTGGGAGTGGAAG AAGGGGACTGTTATTGCTTCAAATAAAGTGTCCAGCAGAGTTGTTTCCGTGTCATTCTCTGAGGATAACAGCTACTTCGTCACTGCGGGGAACAGACACGTCAAGTTCTGGTATCTGGATGCCTCCAAGGAGAGGCGG GTGAATAGCACAGTGCCTCTGATTGGTCGGTCAGGTTTACTTGGGGAACAGAGGAATAGCATGTTCTGTGGTTTGGCATGTGGATGGGGTGACATGGCTGGCTACACTTACTGCATCACAAACACTGGCCTTTTGTGCCAGTTCAACAGCAGGAGGCTCCTGGATGCTTGGGTCGACCTGAAG ACCTCCTCAGCGCGATGTCTGTATGTAAGCGAGCACTATGTCTTCTGCGGCTGTGCGGATGGAACCGTCCGCGTCTTCAAACCTCAGAACCTGCAGTACATCACGACGCTCCCGCGCCCTCACTGCCTCGGGGTGGACATCACAAAGGGAGTGCACTCGGG ACACTTATTTTCCAGCAGTCCAGATGCAGAGTACCCAGATACCCTtgctctgacctttgacccagtGACAAGCTACCTGACCTGCGTATACAATGACCACAGCGTTTACGTGTGGGATGTCCGTGATGTCAGGAATGTGGGGAAGGTCTACTCTGCACTTTATCACAGTGGCTGTGTTTGGAGTGTGGAG ACCTACCCTTGTGTGGTGGAGCAGTCTCCATCCTGGTTGAGCCCTGGTTCCTTCCTCACCTGTTCCTCTGACACTACCATTCGGCTGTGGCACGTTGATCCCCAGCAGAACATAGGCCCAGACTCCAACTATGGTCGGAACCTCTATAGCAAT GATCTTATGAAGATTGTGTACCTGGGGAAGGACATGCAACATCTGCAGCAAGAATGCGAGCGGGGAGAGGGTGCAGGCTCCGAGGCAAAGTCTGGTATCCGTGTCCTGAGGATCAGTCCTGATGGGCAGCACATGGCAGCTGGAGATCGCCATGGCAACCTGCG TATTTTTGGACTGCAGTCTCTAGATGAGCTGTTGAAGATTGAAGCCCATGACTCGGAGGTTCTGTGCCTGGAGTTCTCGCCGACTGAGACCG GCCTGCGCCTGCTGGCATCAGCGAGCCGAGACCGTCTCATCCACGTGTTCAACATGGAGAAGGGCTACAGCCTGGAGCAAACTGTGTATGACCACTCAGCTTCCATCACCGCCATTAAGTTCACAG GTGAGGCTTCAGATGTGCACATGGTGAGCTGTGGGGCTGATAAGAGCATCTACTTCCGCACAGCGGAGAAG TCCACGGAGGGCCTGACGTTTTCCCGCTCCCACCACGTGGTGGAGAAGGCCACGCTGTACGACATGGACCTGGACGCCACACACAGTCATGCAGCCATTGCCTGTCAGGACCGTAACATCAG GGTGTATGATGTTAAAAGTGGCAAGCTGAAGAAGTGCTTTAAGGGATCCTTAAGTGACGACGGTACGCTCCTTAAG GTCCAAATGGACCCATCTGGTTTGTTCCTGGCCACCAGCTGCTCAGATAAAAACATCTGCATCTTTGACTATGAAACTGGCGAATGCGTGGCTGCCCTGTTTGGGCACTCTG AAATTGTGACAGAACTGAAATTTACCCCGGATTGCCGGCACCTCATCACTGTGTCTGGGGACAG ctgtgtgtttgtatggAGACTGGATACTTCTATGACCCATGCCATGCGAAACAAGCTGGCAGAGCTGAGGTTGCAAGCCGGACTCCGTGGGCCAGCCTTCACCAAGTGCCCCCCCATCAG GAAGGAGACTTATATCAGTATACCTAGAATCATGCTGCCAGAAATGGGAGAGGAGGAGCAGGttgtggaggaggaggaagaggaggaagatggGAAGAGTGAAGAAGAACACGAGGACCCCCCCAAGACGCCTGCCCGGGAGGACTCCCTGCAGG ATGCTCTGGATCCCATGTTCCTGCAGACCAACGGCAAACTGCCCATGTGGGCCAGAAGACTG GGAGCAGCTGGCTCCTCTGGAACAGACCCTGTTGGTGCCGCGGAGGTTGGCCCCTACCAGCCGCGGGGGCGCTGGGCGGAGCAATCTGACCCCCAGGCCATTCGTTCAGTCTTGGAGAGTCGTAGTCTGCAGCTGCCCCTCTCGCCCAGTCCCAGACAGCCTGAGAAGGATGTGGAAAAGGAGCCAGAAGAGGATTCCTGCTTTCACCCGCAAAGTCTGGACAGCCTGCTGGAGCAGGAAGATGAGGAAGAAGAATCCGAAGTGGAGGAAGGCGAG CTGCCGGACAGTGAGCTCCTACCGGACCACCAGAGGCCAACCTTCCTGCCGTTGTCGGGCAGTGAAGAGCTCTTCGCGCCAGGGCTGGGCTCACCGGAGGCGCAGGACTACATCCTGTACCCTGCCAACAGCACCACCCTCTCTGCTGGCGGGGAAGG GGAGTTTGACGTGAGGGAGCAGTGTGAGGCCATGCCTGAGCGTCGCCGTGGAGCCTGGGGCGGCGAGGAGCTCAGTCCTGACAGTGCCTGCTGCGTGGGCTCTGCTGAGAGCCAAGCCTCCAGCCAGGACCCCCCCCAGGATG ACTCCCTCAGTCAAGTGAGCTCCACAGGCAGCTCTGGGGTGGAAGAGGAGGACGAGGACCCAGGGGTGCTGTTGAGGCACCATTTTGACACTCTGGCTGACAGCCTCGCTGCGAATG CTCTTCTCCCTTCCCTGTTTCCTTCAGAGAAGTTTGATACAGACCTCAGGAAATTACAGCCACCCACAGAGAGCATCTTCCTAAATCCGCGACTCAGCATCTCCACACGTTTCCTGTCCCGCTTCCAGGGTCGTGCAAA TAAACTTGGAATTTGCCTCCCGCTTCGGCCTGCGGGGCTACCTgccctgtctgtccctgtgATCACAGAGGAGCCCTCTGGCAAACTGACTGGTGCCCCTGAG GTGACGTCAAAGCTCTTTTCTGATGAGGCTGTATCAGAATCTGTCACTCCACAAGAGGAAGGTGGAGAAGTGG TGAAAGTGGTCAAGTCTCGTTCACTGGTGAGAAGTTCCTCGGTCTTGGCTCGGCGGAACCAGAGGCCTGTACAGGGTCGCAAGACCATAGCAACCTACCAGTGGCAGGGCATTCTGGGAG ATGTGTCAAACAGGATCCAGCTAGAAGAGTCCACCCCTCAGATTTCTGTCCAGAGCAGTGCAGAAGCCAGCCTCCAAAAACAGGCCCTCTCTGGGCCCAGCAAGTTCTGCGCACCAACACGGCCAGCTGTCCGGCCTGGTCGCCAGAGCTACATGTGCACCACTGCCAGCTCACGTGCAAAGATGTCTTCTGAGAACCTTAATGTCACACCAACAGATGAGCAGCCCTCCAAGACCCCGCCTGGTCTGAAGGGTTCCTTCCCCCAGGACCTCAATGTTCACCAGGAGTGTAAGGAGAATCGGCCTCATCCACTGACAAATCGCCCCACTGGACCCACAGCCAAACCCCCCAGCACATCTGGCAGCCAGCCCCCACTGCCACCAGGCAACCACAGCGCCAGGGCAGCCCTGCACCTTGACCTGGCTGGGCCAGAGCGCACTACAGGCCTCAAACTGCGGAGACGCTCTGCAGACGTTACCCGCCTCCTCACCCTGACCACACCCACAGAAATGATGTCCCTGGGTGCAGAGGGGAAGAGTTACATCAGCAACATTGAACATAGTCTGGTGTCTCAGGGCATCTCCCGAGGAAGGAGCCTGTCCGCCTTGGGCAGTTCCATGATGCCTGAGAGTGGCACTGCCCCTGTGGACCAGGTTCCTGCTGTCCCCCCTGTGAGGGGCACTGAAGGGAAGCATCCCCCATCTGTGTCACAAGAGCTGCCCTGCAGGCCCGGGTCTCCTGGTCCTCTCAGGGACAAGATGGCATCCTTTCCGTCACCGTCAGAAG ATGTCATAATTGATCCAGTGAGCATACAGACTTGTAAGGAGATCGTGAGTGATCTGCAGCAATCAATGAAAAGAGCACTTTCCTTATACAGCAAG CTCTGCTCTGTGGAAGATGGCACAGAGCAGCAGCTACACATGAGGTCTATCCTGACGGATGCCTTTGCGGCGGTCCAGAGTGAGCTGGACTCCGTGCAGGGACAGCGCCCCCCACCAAAGGCTATCTGCCCATCAGCAGAGGAGTCTCCTGGTCGACAGCTCAAGGACGACCGCACTGTGGCTCTATTGGAGAAGTACTCTGAGATGCTGCTGAGGATCGCAGAGAAGAAGATGGACTGTAACTGA